A window of Tachyglossus aculeatus isolate mTacAcu1 chromosome 26, mTacAcu1.pri, whole genome shotgun sequence genomic DNA:
taagaatggggtagctgaggtacagggaagtgaagtgacttgcccaaggtctcccagcagacaagtggtggagccgggattagaacccgggattagagccgggattagtctctgtccactaggccacgctgcctcatgGCTTTGGAGAAATTGACCATCTGTCAGATGCTCCTGCCTCTGTGTGTAAATTCATTTGTAAACTCTCCATGGTAAAGAAAAGTCACTTAAACCCTgtagttttaattttttttatttcaaaagcCTTTTAAAAATAGTTTTCTGAATCCTTTGTAACTCAAAGGCATATTTTAGAAATGGGGCCTATTGCCTTTGAAGGTATGAAATTTTTTTCAAAGTTGTGATGATACTGTGGCGATCTCTGTATGCAatttttgtagactgtaagcttgttgcgggcttGTGTGTTGTGGGaacgttgtctaccaactctgttgcattgtattctgccgagcgcttagtccagtgctctgcacacagtaaacaataaatgccattgactgatttccGTACTCCTTTCAAAACAACTTCATCTTAAGGGTTCCTGCTAGggtcttatccaccccagtgcttggtacagggccgggcacatagtaagcgctttacaaataccattattattattattattattattattaataataataataatggcatttattattattagtagtagtagaagtctGGGTGGGGTTTTAAACATCCAGCCAGTCACCAGGCATTTGTTGACCACTTGGGTAGTGGATAGCACTATGACAGGACTTTGCCccataaaagctattattattattattaattgtagtatttataatacattgatgatgataaacatccaggataattagattggacgtaCATCTCGACCTTTGGGGAGAGGGGACTCTGCGTAAGAGGGCGAGCCAGCCTGTCAACTGGGAGCCAACTGGGAGGCTGTGGAACAATGGGGAAAGGTAGGCCAGGGAGAGCCCTGCCAATAGCAGACTTTGGCTGAGGAAGTGTTCCAGTTGGCCCCTCTAAGGTCGGAGGGAGccgggtggggctggaggaggcagTTTGGGTGGATGAAATGGGAAGGGAGGAGTTTGTGGTCTCTGAGCTCATGTCCTGGCCACAGCCCATCTCAAGAGCAGAGGTCTGAGTCTTTTCTAGTTGGGCAGTTGTGATTCCCACCTGCTTCCCCCGACTGTCTTTGCCCGTCAAGCCCAGTggatttcctccctctctttttttttccccagggaagGACCCCTGATGGCAGGTGGTggtgcaatttggatggaaaggtctctgagggcagggagcctgtgCACTAACTCAGTTGtagtgtagtctctcaagtgctaggtacagtgctgcatgtcgtaagcgctcagtaaataccttaattgattgattactacctcACCGGTTGTCTTCGGAGCACTTAGAAGAGCGTCCTGTGCAGAGTATTTGGCTCAGGAcctaccagtgattgatttgtgttgggggaggagagggaggagagagatttgGTGGATGGGAGGGATTGGGGAGTGGGAAAAATGGTGCTCTTGCATGGAATTTCCCTGGGCCAGCTTTAGttcaggggtatttgttaaacgctttctctgtgccaggcactgtactaagcactggggtggatacaagctaattgggttggacacagtccctgccccatgtagcgctcacagtctcgattcccattttccagaagagggaactaacgcacagagaagtttagtgatttgcccaaggtcacacagcagacaaatggcagagtcggagtttgaacccacatccttctgcctcccaggcctgtgctctagccactagggaaATTTAGATGCCCCGGTTACTAGTCTCTAGAGGTGGTAGTAAGAAGcaccatgagttctaatcccggctctgccacttgtctgctgtgtgaccttaggtaaatcatttaagttctctgggcctcagttatctcatctgtaaagtggggacccAGACCGTGACCGGCACCAAGACTGGGACTGTGCTAACCTGatgtgctcgtatccaccccagcatttactacagtgcctggcacagaataagtgcctaacaaacaccgtaattattattattattattaataagggtaGGTTTTCCAAAACTGATGGTTTTTTTTGCCAGTGGGAATTTGGTCTGTCTGGTGTTTTGAGTGTCACTCCACTAGTGGTTCACTTGGGAAGAAACTGGGTTAGTCATTTGGCCTTGTCTGTGACCGTTTGGGCCTGGAGGGCTGGCCTTTAACACCCAGGGCCCCGGGGCACTTTACAGCCATGAGGGGATCCTTCTGGAGCTCCAGCCGGTGCATCCCGAGATTGCTCCCGGACCCTCATCCCCGGGAGTCCCCCTGAAACGGATGGGAAACACTCCGGGTTCTGGCCCCATTGCCCCAGGGAGGGATTTCAAAGGCCGGAGCCCGTCCCGTGACCATGAGTCTCCGTTCCCGTTCACCTTCCCCCACCACGGATCATCCAGACGCTCTCTTCCTTGTAAACCGATAGGCAGTGTTTACTTGGTTAAAAGGTTTCAACAGAGACGGGGGTGGTACAACTTGATCCCGAGCCTGATCGCTGAGTCTGCACTTGTTCCCGCCTCCCTGGAACACCACGAGGGTCTCCTGAGTGCTCCTCCCTCCCGGGGCCTGCCGCCTGCCCATGCCCTTCCATCTTCTTCCCTGTGCTCTGCTGAAACTCGGCCCTtttggctagctctcttccctcctggaAGAGAGCGAagtctgactgagccctcttctcctcttcccctgctcccttctgcactgctcttacttgatccgtcattcatcctccctcccgtccccaagGCTCGTATGTATAGATCTgcatatatctgtgatttatttatttatctctttatattaatggccgtctccccctctaaactgtgagctcattgtgggaaggaatgtgtctgttgttatattgtattctcccaagggcttagtactgtgctttgtacacagtaagcattcaacagataTGAtttaatggaagcccagagagcgCTAATTTGTCCTGCACTGTGCTACTCCCTTACCCACCACACTTCCTTGTTCAGATACTCTCTCCTCAGGGCTCTGAGGTTTTGTCCTCTtcctctatacacacacacacacaacacacaacacccccccaccccccgcaaccTCCTTGTTCAATTGCTCTTTCCTCATGACTCTGGGGTTTTGTCTCCCTCTGTGTTACCATACCCAGCACAACTCCTTGTTCAGTTGCTTTCTCCTCAGGGCTCTGGAGTTTTGTGTCCTGGCACCCCGGCCCCACTCTACACACCTTCTACCACATACAcactttcccccacccacccagcacACCTCTTTGTCCAGTTGAATGTATGACAGACTGTCATCCCACCGATGTTCCCAGGCATGACTCTGACATCCCAGGTGAAACGGCTTTCCCTCCGGGAGGGGTCCCACCCGTGGCGGGAACGGCTTCCATGTGGGAAGCTTTCTGGAAATGGCTGGGGAGGTTCCCCTTCCTGTtcccgcccttcccctcccccccttccccaaaccGCTGGGCTGCCCTGGAGCCCCCGCCGCACGGCCCATGCGTCCTAACGGTGTTGCGCCCCTTGCCTCCGCAGCTACGTCATCGATGGCGCTACCGCCCTGTGGTGCGCAGCGGGTGCCGGCCACTTTGAGGTGGTGAAACTCCTGGTGAGCCACGGGGCCAACGTGAACCACACGACGGTGACCAACTCGACACCCCTGCGGGCGGCCTGCTTTGACGGGCGCCTAGACATCGTCAAGTACCTGGTGGAGAACCACGCCAACATCAGCATCGCCAACAAGTACGACAACACCTGCCTCATGATCGCGGCCTACAAGGGGCACACAGACGTGGTGCGCTACCTCCTGGAGCAGCGGGCGGACCCGAACGCCCGGGCCCACTGCGGGGCCACGGCCCTGCACTTCGCGGCCGAGGCCGGCCACCTGGAGATCGTGCGGGAGCTGGTCCGCTGGAAGGCGGCCATGGCGGTCAACGGCCACGGGATGACCCCGCTGAAGGTGGCGGCCGAGAGCTGCAAGGCGGACGTGGTGGAGCTGCTCCTGTCGCACTCCGACTGCGATCGGGCCAGCCGCATCGAGGCCCTGGAGCTGCTGGGGGCCTCGTTTGCCAACGACCGCGAGAACTACGACGTCCTGAAGACGTACCACTACCTGTACCTGGCCATGCTGGAGCGCTACCGGGACCGGGACCACGTGGTGGAGAAGGAGGTGCTCCCGCCGATCGCTGCCTATGGGAACCGCACAGAGTGCCGGAGCCCCCAGGAGCTGGAGGCCATCCGGCAGGACCGCGACGCCCTGCACATGGAGGGGCTGATCGTGCGCGAGCGCatcctgggctcggacaacatCGACGTGTCGCACCCCATCATCTACCGTGGGGCCGTCTACGCGGACAACATGGAGTTCGAGCAGTGCATCGAGCTGTGGCTCCATGCCCTGCGCCTCCGGCAGAAGGGCAACCGCAACACCCACAAGGACCTCCTGCGCTTCGCCCAGGTCTTCTCGCAGATGATCCACTTGCACGAGGAGGTCAGGGCCCGGGACATCGAGAGCGTGCTGCAGTGCAGCGTCCTGGAGATCGAGCAGGGGAtggcccggggccggggccccccGGAGGCGGAGCTGCCTGGGGCGCTGGACAACCACGAgtgcaacctgttcaccttcctcTACCTGGTGTGCATCTCCACCAAGACTCAGCGCAGCGAGGATGACCAGGCGCGCCTCAACCGGCAGATCTACAACCTGATCCAGCTGGACCCCCGCACCCGGGacggggccacactgctccacctGGCCGTCAACTCCAACACCCCCGTGGACGACTTCCACACCAACGACGTCTGCAGCTTCCCCAACGCCCTGGTGGCCAAGCTGCTGCTGGACTGCGGGGCCGAGGTCAACGCCGTGGACCGGGAGGGCAACAGCCCCCTGCACGTAATCGTCCAGTACAACCGGCCCATCAGCGACTTCCTCACTCTACACGCCATCATCACCGGACTGGTGGAGGCGGGCGCCCACACGGACATGACCAACAAGCAGAAGAAGACCCCGCTGGACAAGAGCACCACGGGCGTGTCCGAAATCCTCCTGAAGACCCAGATGAAGCTGAGCCTCAAGTGCCTGGCCGCCCGAGCCGTCCGGATCTATAACATCCACTACCGGAATCAGATCCCCAGGACCCTGGAAGAATTTGTCGAGTTCCACTAGGTgaccggcggggtggggggcaggtggggagaagggtcTCCCTCCTCGTGGTGCTAAACGGGAAACGACTCATCGCGGACGGTGGGATCGccgcccttccttctctccctccctccgtcccccgaTCCCCTCGGTTTTTCCCTCCCTCACAGCAGTCAATCGGCAATGTCTGCTAAGGAGGCAAACAAACAGAACCCACATTGGACTGGGGTGGAAACGGCCTTTGGAGATCGGTCACATTTGGAACAAAGAGGTGTGGCGTCATCACTGCGTGCTTTTTAACTTTTTTTGGTTCTGCTTTTGTgtccgcctctctctctctctctcgctctctgtttctctctctctttattttaAAGGAATACAAACCATCTGGGCTGTAATGTGCAAAAGCAAATTGACGTTTTGCAGCCGACCCGGCTTTTAAACAACCACCGCAGAGGGCATTTCTGCTCGGTCCCTGTGTTTTCCCCGTAGCTCTGGTCGCGGGGCAGAGCGGAGAAATTGGAAAAATCAGTGTCAGCGTCAGCTAACGGTCCTCCGCTGCCAGTCGGCACCGTAGACGCTGTCTGTAGCCTTTGCCTGTCCCATTTAATTGACGTGAAATAAATCAACAGATTGAGATGCCTGggaaggatttaaaaaaaaatggaggttTAAATTCATCTGTGTAGTTAGAGACATGTAGTTGCTTCAGTCCATGAGAAACGATTGTCACACGTGCTGTTGGCTTAAGGAAAGAAGAGTCGTGGAAACAAACGTGTGCATGTTATGCAAACGAATCTGAATCAAACCAGCTCTTTTTAAAACACTTATGGGCTCTTGGAGAAGGTTGTAGGGTTTTTCTTTTAgtcttatcaaatattattattatatttttctttGTATCTGTAACAGGCAGGATTTGGACTTGAAAAATCCCACTCTCCTTTTGAAGGATGAGTAGAGAGATTTTTTTGTAATTCCACCACAGTTTGTCAACCCCGACAGTTGACAGTTTTCtgtttccatctctctcccctctgtggtGTCTTCCTTTCAAATGCGAAACCCCTTTTCAGAGGGAAAAGCTTGTGCCTCCCTGGCTCAGATGGGAGGGAGCCAGggcaatttttattttattgtattttattttcctcCCCCATTACTTTCTTTGATCAAGCTACAGCAGAAGCAGTTGGAAAATACAAAATCACAAGGATAATGGGTTAAAtgaaatatttttatggtataaaGGGATTGTATCAAGCCACCCCGCAAGGTACTGCCTTCTGTTGAGGGCTGAGCATCTTCAGCAGTAAAATGTCACTCGTATGAACAGTCAGTGAGCATCCTCTGCTTATTCTTATTTAGCTGCAGCTTTTTAACCTCCAGACTGATAGAAGGTtctgtttttcctttctcttaaGCGAAAGCAGAATGGACATTCAAGGAAGGGGCACACACCTGTTTGTATCAGTTTGACGAATATTGAATGTGAAATAAATGTGTAACTTGGTAAGTTTTGTCTAGTGCCCCACGGACTTCCCCGGtcgccctcccacctcactgtCCCCCGCCTCCCACCGTTGCTCTTGAGGGGGCGGGAGCAGGGGCGGGGGTTGCTGTCTGTACTGACAGTACGGAACGCAGGACTGTAAAAAGGAAAATAGTGTCAAAGTTTTGGTAGTTCTAAACGTGACTGAATTCTCCCTTCCTGGAGAACGAGAACAAGATCGGAAAAGTGGAGAAATAAAAGTATTTTCATTTGTGTCTCACGTATGTGTTTCGCTCTGCGGACTAGAGATTCTGGGTCGCAGGGAACTGGCGGAGACCTGAACGGCCAGGCCTAACTCATCTAGCTTGGGCGGGGGCGCTTAAACCTGTGCGATGCTATAAGATGAAATgcgaaaggaagggagaaaggcattTCTGTTTTCAAAGagtcctggggggtgggggtggggggcaagaacTCCCAGGGGGATTTCTACAGTGACTGAAATTTTGTATCCTGGGGTACGTCTTCTATTTCAAATGGAAATGAGTCTCACCACTGTGATGGATTTCTGTTTTTGCTACGCTGATCTTTTTTGGGAGGAAGGTTTGAGTCGGTCGTGGGGTGAGGGGAAATGTTTTGATAGACCATAGAGCTAAGCTCCCTGGCCCCATTCCCccctcaatcattcagtggtatttattgagaactgactgtgtgcagagtgccgtccaaagcacttgggagtggacaataaGAGCAGAgtcggttgacacgttccctgcccgtaaaggAGCCGAGAGTTGCTGACTTCCCTTAGGCCTGGAAGGGTAGGTGGCAGTGCCCAGGAAGAGCAGTTCACGGTCCCACTTCTCTTTGGGATCAGAGCTCTTCATCACGGTGGGCGGATTGGGGTTCAAATGTCCAACATTTATTCTGTGGGGAGGGCCATGGCCTACGGGAGAGATTCCAGGATGGACGATCGGGCCGGAGGTCTGCCTGTGGTCACTTTCActccctcatctcctcccaccGGGTTCCCATTTTGGCCCAGAGTGCCATGGGCGAGTAGCGGAAGGGGCGCTATGCTTCACAAGGGCGTTCGGGCAGGCATCCGGTCTTCACCCCCAGGTggaagagggattagaatccaggtctcctgacgccaggagctgggctctttccactggaccaacttcAGGGTTTGGTGGTGTCGAATAGGATCACACCGTCAATTATGCTGTCTCCAAATTCTAGGGGAAGCCCTGCCACTCTGGTGATGGTGGTATAAGTGGCCGGTAGGAAACACACTTGGGTTGTCCATCTCCATACTCATTTTAAGTGTATTCCCCCACCCTCTTTGGCCCAAGGCCAAAACCGATTAGAGTGTCTTATAGCGTTCCTTCAAAATGGCAGGAGTGGTTCTGATTGGCTAGTCAGGCTTCCAAAAATGTactacctcccccccccccccccccagccccccacagtTATTTTACAAAGGGAGGACGGGGGTGGAGGAATGGTACTAATCGATTAAAATGCTAGTAAAATCGGAGGAAGGTATTTGCTCATATTTAAATTCCCTAAAAAGTAATATTTGAATGAAAACTTGAGTTCTCAAAGGTAACTCCTGTACTGTTACAACAGCATTCATTGCACTATCTTGCTCAGAATATAGTTCTGGCTTGTAAGATTGAAGTGTGTATTGTGAAATACCCGTATAAAACCAATCTTGGAACAAGTGATCTAGAGGCTTGATTTCTTTTGTAAAGTTAGTTGAGGGCCGGGAGGGAAGTACCATTTTTTTCAGGGGGAAAAAATATGAATATTGGTAATTGTCTGCCCGTAAACTCTGTACATCT
This region includes:
- the FEM1B gene encoding protein fem-1 homolog B; amino-acid sequence: MEGLAGYVYKAASEGRVLTLAALLLNRSESDIHYLLTYVSQQGGQRSTPLIIAARNGHAKVVRLLLEHYRVHTQQTGTVRFDGYVIDGATALWCAAGAGHFEVVKLLVSHGANVNHTTVTNSTPLRAACFDGRLDIVKYLVENHANISIANKYDNTCLMIAAYKGHTDVVRYLLEQRADPNARAHCGATALHFAAEAGHLEIVRELVRWKAAMAVNGHGMTPLKVAAESCKADVVELLLSHSDCDRASRIEALELLGASFANDRENYDVLKTYHYLYLAMLERYRDRDHVVEKEVLPPIAAYGNRTECRSPQELEAIRQDRDALHMEGLIVRERILGSDNIDVSHPIIYRGAVYADNMEFEQCIELWLHALRLRQKGNRNTHKDLLRFAQVFSQMIHLHEEVRARDIESVLQCSVLEIEQGMARGRGPPEAELPGALDNHECNLFTFLYLVCISTKTQRSEDDQARLNRQIYNLIQLDPRTRDGATLLHLAVNSNTPVDDFHTNDVCSFPNALVAKLLLDCGAEVNAVDREGNSPLHVIVQYNRPISDFLTLHAIITGLVEAGAHTDMTNKQKKTPLDKSTTGVSEILLKTQMKLSLKCLAARAVRIYNIHYRNQIPRTLEEFVEFH